The region CGTAATCGGCCTCGGTCACCGCGCGCTCCTGCCGGCGATAGGCGAAGGGGGCGGCTTGCCGCGCCGCCTCCATCCCTTCGGGATCAATGCCGCCGCTGGCCGGCAGCGGGTTGCGGATGCCGGTGATCTGGCTGAAGCCGGTCAGCACATGGGCGATGGCATCGGCACCGACATTGCCGCGCCGGCCATTGCCGACGCGATAGGTCGCGGCGAAACCGGTGCCGCTGGCCGGGCGGCGGCCGTTCTGGTCATCGCCAAAACGCAGCCGGGCGCTGCCATCGGCCTCGGTCTCGACGGTGAAATGCCGGTCCTCGGGCAGCGATTGCAACAGGTCGGGCTGAGCCGACCAAAGCTCTTGTGCGGGGGCCTGACCCGAGAGCAGCCGGACCGCAGGCTGGCGCGCGCCAAGCGACAGGTTGGTGGCGGCAAAGGCCGAAGGCGCAGCAGCATCGAAGGGGGCGACCTGACTGACCGGCCCTTCGGCAAGGCGGGGGCGATAGCGGGGCGGCACGGCGACCGGCTGGGGATGATCACAAGGGGCATCCGAGCCTTCGGGGATCAGATGCAGATGCGGCGCCGGGACGCGGCCCAGATCCTCGCCCGTCACGCTTTGCCCGTGATCGGCCAGAAGGATGTTGCCAAGCGCATGGCTGATCCCGCGCTGCAAGCCGCCGCCTGCCGCCTCGTCCAGCCGCGCCGAGAGGCAGAAGGGAAAGGGCAACGCATCCTCTTCGGCCCAACGGATCTCGGTGATGGGCGCGCCTTCCAGATCGTCGGTCAACCCGGCCTCGACCGCCGTCAACCGCAGCGCGTGACGGATCGCGGGGTTGGCATCGGCGGCGCGACCGGTTCGCGGCCCCAGACGCTCCTCGAAGATGAGCACATCGCCCACGACGAGATCGGGGATGTCCCCGGCCAGCGTCGCCCGCGTCGCGCCCTTGGGAAGGCAGCATTCCGCATCGGACCACTCGTGGAAGGCCATCGCGTTCAGCGACGGGTGCAGCGCCTTGTCGTGCAGCGCCTCGAAGACTGTGGGGCGCAGGTTCAGCGCATCGCGTTCGGCATTGCCCGACACAACCACCGGCGGAAAGCCCGGCAGCCGGGTCAGGAAGCGCGTGCCGGTTGGAACCGTGATCCCATCCACGCCGGTCGCCGCCTGAATCCAGACCCGCGCATTGGCGCCGTCATGCATCCGGTAATCGACCAGCCGCGCCAGCTTCTTTACCGAGCTGCGCAGCCTTGCCGTGGCCAGATAGGCTTCCGTCGCCACCGCGTCCTGCGCATAGGAGAGGCGATCGGCGGTATAGGCCAGCGCCTCGACCAGCGTGATGCCCAGATCGGCGGGCGAGCGTTCGCGCCAGTCGGGCATGATCTGCGCCATCCGTCCCAGCATCAGCCGTCGGAAGGACTGGTAATCCTTGGCC is a window of Paracoccus zhejiangensis DNA encoding:
- a CDS encoding putative baseplate assembly protein gives rise to the protein MIHHSCDPRRRERVLTRIGEGMAINGIDFLEVLDREAPSDTPAQRTLLLRFLDAAPALTLDNFELSGGERIADVTLLWVTRADAPDATLAEPGLIGWLATLPDPAQVLVLRTSSSGDFSPYLLRLVASPGALSPPAGIDRVLSEVSFSFKVECPADFDCAPAEICPEEVPEAPALSYLAKDYQSFRRLMLGRMAQIMPDWRERSPADLGITLVEALAYTADRLSYAQDAVATEAYLATARLRSSVKKLARLVDYRMHDGANARVWIQAATGVDGITVPTGTRFLTRLPGFPPVVVSGNAERDALNLRPTVFEALHDKALHPSLNAMAFHEWSDAECCLPKGATRATLAGDIPDLVVGDVLIFEERLGPRTGRAADANPAIRHALRLTAVEAGLTDDLEGAPITEIRWAEEDALPFPFCLSARLDEAAGGGLQRGISHALGNILLADHGQSVTGEDLGRVPAPHLHLIPEGSDAPCDHPQPVAVPPRYRPRLAEGPVSQVAPFDAAAPSAFAATNLSLGARQPAVRLLSGQAPAQELWSAQPDLLQSLPEDRHFTVETEADGSARLRFGDDQNGRRPASGTGFAATYRVGNGRRGNVGADAIAHVLTGFSQITGIRNPLPASGGIDPEGMEAARQAAPFAYRRQERAVTEADYAAMAERHRDVQRAAATFRWNGHGHTVFVTVDRFGNRPVTPEFEAELREDLNGLRMAGYDLEIDAPRFVALEIALFVCTHPEHFRTQVRQDVLRALSATRNPDGSTGFFHPDALSFGTPVHLSAIYARVMAIEGVTSVKATLFRRRGTTTTVPLQDGVLTFGRLEIARLENDRNFPERGSLEVTMGGGK